From a region of the Synechococcus sp. RS9916 genome:
- a CDS encoding oxidoreductase — MGWSTADIPDQQGRIALITGASSGLGLETARALHQKGATVVMACRSPRKAEAARQELLEMQGEGALDLVALDLADLASVGRCSDAIHQRYGRLDLLINNAGVMAPPRLVSRQGYELQWATNHLGHMALTTALLPLMEGQADARVVTVTSGAQYFGRIAWGDPNGEQRYDRWQAYGQSKLANVMFALELDQKLRKQGSTVRSLAAHPGLARTNLQPASITANGSRIEAFAYRLMDPLFQSAAMGALPQLHAATAPSAQGGEHYGPDGFGGLRGWPKQQPVAPAARDAAQRQRLWALSEALLQEATAPDKPRRSTDRAAG, encoded by the coding sequence ATGGGCTGGTCCACCGCTGACATCCCAGACCAGCAAGGCCGGATCGCCCTGATCACAGGAGCCAGCAGCGGGCTGGGCCTGGAAACAGCACGCGCACTGCATCAAAAGGGGGCCACGGTGGTGATGGCCTGCCGCAGCCCGCGCAAGGCAGAAGCGGCGCGTCAAGAACTCTTGGAGATGCAGGGCGAAGGCGCCCTCGACCTGGTGGCTCTCGATCTGGCTGATCTGGCGAGCGTGGGCCGCTGCAGCGATGCCATCCATCAGCGCTATGGCCGCCTCGATCTGCTGATCAACAATGCTGGCGTGATGGCGCCACCGCGCCTGGTCAGCCGCCAAGGCTATGAACTGCAGTGGGCCACCAATCACCTGGGGCACATGGCCCTCACCACCGCGCTGCTCCCCCTGATGGAAGGGCAAGCCGACGCCCGCGTGGTGACCGTGACATCAGGCGCCCAGTATTTCGGACGCATTGCCTGGGGTGACCCCAACGGGGAACAGCGCTACGACCGCTGGCAGGCCTACGGCCAGAGCAAGCTTGCCAACGTGATGTTTGCTTTGGAACTGGACCAAAAGCTTCGCAAGCAAGGCAGCACGGTTCGCTCCCTCGCCGCCCATCCCGGCCTGGCACGCACCAATCTGCAACCGGCCTCCATCACTGCCAACGGCTCCCGGATCGAGGCTTTCGCCTACCGGCTGATGGACCCGTTGTTCCAGAGCGCAGCAATGGGCGCCCTTCCCCAACTCCATGCCGCCACAGCCCCCAGCGCCCAAGGGGGCGAGCACTACGGCCCGGATGGCTTCGGAGGCTTGCGCGGCTGGCCCAAACAGCAACCCGTGGCACCCGCGGCCCGCGATGCAGCCCAACGGCAACGACTCTGGGCCCTCAGCGAAGCTTTGCTCCAGGAAGCAACAGCCCCAGACAAGCCACGCCGATCAACGGACCGGGCGGCAGGTTGA
- the speB gene encoding agmatinase, whose amino-acid sequence MTSPSIDLDTLFDREGAIYMGARRDPSGCQVGLFGVPYDGTTSFRPGTRFGPAAVRDVSNGLESYCPQLQIDLEDLAYADLGAVDIPFGAPEPVVAAVHRATRQVLDLGLKPLMLGGEHSISSGAVGAVAEQHPDLVLLQLDAHADLRDSWLGARHSHACAMRRCLEVLPSGQLLQLAIRSGTREEFQELAQTQRLIHHRPDQDSTTLAASLRQALAPHQGKPLYLTVDLDWFDPAVMPGTGTPEPGGFLWPHFAALIEVLQEHQLVAADVVELAPQLDPTGISSVLASKVTRSLLMLLSNEGNQ is encoded by the coding sequence ATGACCAGCCCAAGCATCGATCTCGACACCTTGTTTGACCGCGAAGGCGCCATCTACATGGGCGCCCGCCGCGATCCCAGCGGCTGCCAGGTGGGTCTGTTTGGCGTGCCCTACGACGGCACCACCTCCTTCCGCCCCGGCACCCGCTTTGGGCCGGCCGCCGTGCGTGATGTGAGCAACGGCCTGGAGAGCTACTGCCCCCAGCTGCAGATCGACCTCGAGGATCTGGCCTATGCCGACCTCGGCGCCGTCGACATTCCGTTCGGCGCCCCGGAACCGGTGGTGGCCGCCGTGCATCGCGCCACCCGCCAGGTGCTCGACCTGGGGCTCAAACCCCTGATGCTTGGAGGTGAGCACTCGATCAGCAGCGGTGCCGTCGGCGCCGTCGCCGAGCAGCATCCCGATCTGGTGCTGCTTCAGCTCGACGCCCACGCCGATCTGCGCGACAGCTGGCTGGGGGCCCGCCACAGCCATGCCTGCGCCATGCGCCGCTGTCTGGAGGTGCTCCCCAGCGGCCAGCTGCTGCAACTGGCGATCCGCAGTGGCACACGCGAGGAATTCCAGGAACTCGCCCAGACCCAGCGCCTGATCCACCACCGGCCCGACCAGGACAGCACCACCCTGGCGGCCAGCCTGCGGCAGGCTTTAGCCCCCCATCAGGGCAAGCCGCTCTATCTCACCGTGGATCTCGACTGGTTCGACCCGGCGGTGATGCCCGGCACCGGCACTCCTGAACCCGGCGGCTTCCTCTGGCCCCACTTCGCCGCCCTGATCGAGGTGCTGCAAGAGCATCAGCTGGTGGCCGCCGACGTGGTGGAACTGGCCCCACAACTGGATCCGACCGGAATCAGCAGCGTGCTGGCCAGCAAGGTGACCCGCAGCCTGCTGATGCTGCTCAGCAACGAAGGGAATCAGTAG
- a CDS encoding metal-binding protein, which yields MALGRDHDRATLVACIPFGLILTPWLGLEAGLIGAGSFVVGGLWLSPDLDTLSRPLQRWGPLRWIWWPYRQLVPHRSLFSHGPLIGMALRLLWVLSCTLLGWLLLSLLLQTLIGLQTASPFELSTLLVRIAQTQPRSLLAIALGLEASVWLHLVLDGDPMPVEWRRRKRRRPRR from the coding sequence ATGGCCCTTGGCCGCGACCATGACCGGGCCACGTTGGTGGCATGCATTCCCTTCGGCCTGATCCTCACTCCGTGGCTTGGTCTTGAGGCGGGTTTGATCGGAGCAGGCTCATTTGTTGTGGGAGGGCTCTGGCTCTCTCCCGACCTCGACACCCTGTCCAGGCCCTTGCAGCGCTGGGGACCACTGCGCTGGATCTGGTGGCCCTACCGGCAGCTGGTGCCTCACCGTTCCCTGTTCTCCCACGGACCCCTAATCGGCATGGCACTGCGCCTGCTGTGGGTGCTGAGCTGCACGCTTCTCGGATGGCTATTGCTGAGCCTGTTGCTGCAAACCCTGATCGGACTTCAGACCGCCAGCCCTTTCGAGCTGTCCACCCTGCTGGTGCGCATCGCCCAGACCCAGCCGCGCAGCCTGCTGGCGATCGCCCTCGGGCTCGAGGCCAGCGTCTGGCTGCATCTGGTGCTGGACGGGGACCCAATGCCCGTGGAATGGCGGCGACGTAAGCGCAGGCGACCTCGGCGATGA
- a CDS encoding Crp/Fnr family transcriptional regulator translates to MLPPSTLPTPVELFADQQDGDLLTYPTGGLVFRVGDPVDAIYALQRGMVELSTEGEPGKLRYSAGEIFSYEDLAGSRLVHSHDATALTPVEVVRLPKARFVELILRHPTIVLALLERQHSRLREQRLEARHYY, encoded by the coding sequence TTGCTTCCACCCAGCACGCTGCCGACACCTGTTGAGCTGTTCGCTGATCAGCAGGATGGCGACCTGCTCACCTATCCAACCGGTGGTCTGGTGTTTCGTGTGGGCGACCCCGTTGATGCCATCTATGCCCTTCAGCGCGGCATGGTGGAGCTCAGTACTGAGGGAGAGCCTGGAAAGCTGCGCTACAGCGCTGGCGAGATTTTCAGTTACGAAGACCTTGCGGGTTCACGCCTCGTCCACAGCCATGACGCCACGGCTCTGACCCCTGTGGAGGTGGTGCGGTTGCCGAAGGCGCGATTTGTGGAGCTGATCCTCCGACATCCCACCATCGTGCTGGCCTTGTTGGAGCGCCAGCACAGCCGACTGCGGGAGCAGCGCCTAGAGGCGCGCCACTACTACTGA
- the arfB gene encoding alternative ribosome rescue aminoacyl-tRNA hydrolase ArfB translates to MAQDLPVNARLVIPAAELQWRFSRASGPGGQGVNTTDSRVELVFDLERSRVLGPFRRERLREALGGRLVDGCVRVVAAEERSQWQNRQRALVRLGDLLREGLKPPPPQRKPTRPGRAAVRRRLEAKGRRSALKQSRRQRPSMEE, encoded by the coding sequence ATGGCTCAGGATCTGCCCGTTAATGCGCGCTTGGTGATCCCTGCCGCGGAGTTGCAGTGGCGTTTTTCACGGGCTTCGGGGCCCGGAGGGCAAGGGGTGAACACCACGGATTCGCGGGTGGAGTTGGTGTTTGATCTGGAGCGTTCTCGGGTGTTGGGGCCTTTTCGGCGTGAGCGGCTGCGGGAGGCGTTGGGTGGCCGGTTAGTGGATGGGTGTGTGCGCGTTGTCGCCGCAGAAGAGCGCTCCCAGTGGCAGAACCGCCAGCGAGCCTTGGTGCGGCTTGGGGATCTGCTGCGGGAGGGTCTGAAGCCACCGCCGCCCCAGCGCAAGCCCACGCGCCCGGGTCGCGCGGCGGTGCGGCGGCGGCTGGAGGCCAAGGGCCGTCGCAGTGCACTCAAGCAATCCCGCAGGCAGCGCCCCTCCATGGAGGAGTAG
- the mazG gene encoding nucleoside triphosphate pyrophosphohydrolase, which translates to MADPSSTAPQNPDPLRRLEEVVARLRDPQGGCPWDLEQTHQSLVPYVLEEAHEVADAIRYGDDSHLKEELGDLLLQVVLHARIAGEDNRFDLNAVAETISDKLIRRHPHVFAGGEASDSEAVRRSWEAIKAAERGDQIPSASPLSDQLAGKVRGQPALAGAMTISKKAAKAGFEWDDMAGVWDKVHEELDELKEAVASGDKAHAQEELGDLLFTLVNVARWCDIDPESGLAGTNHRFLDRFSRVEAALEGNLQGRSIKELEGLWQQAKAAIREEQQQP; encoded by the coding sequence ATGGCCGACCCCAGCTCGACGGCACCCCAAAATCCCGACCCACTGCGGCGACTCGAGGAGGTGGTGGCCCGCCTGCGCGATCCGCAAGGGGGGTGCCCCTGGGACCTGGAACAAACCCACCAGTCGTTGGTGCCCTACGTGCTGGAAGAAGCCCACGAAGTGGCGGATGCCATTCGCTATGGCGATGACAGCCATCTCAAGGAGGAACTCGGCGATCTACTGCTGCAAGTGGTGCTGCATGCCCGCATCGCCGGTGAAGACAACCGTTTTGACCTCAATGCCGTTGCCGAGACGATCAGCGACAAGTTGATTCGCCGCCACCCCCACGTGTTCGCCGGTGGCGAAGCCAGCGACAGCGAAGCGGTGCGCCGCAGCTGGGAGGCCATCAAAGCGGCGGAACGCGGCGACCAAATCCCAAGCGCCAGCCCCCTCAGCGATCAACTGGCGGGGAAGGTGCGTGGTCAGCCCGCCCTCGCCGGAGCGATGACCATCTCCAAGAAAGCGGCCAAAGCCGGCTTTGAGTGGGACGACATGGCTGGGGTGTGGGACAAGGTGCACGAAGAGCTCGATGAGCTCAAGGAAGCTGTGGCGTCCGGCGACAAGGCCCATGCCCAGGAAGAACTGGGTGACCTGCTGTTCACCCTGGTGAATGTGGCGCGCTGGTGCGACATCGATCCGGAATCCGGCCTGGCGGGCACCAACCACCGTTTTCTCGATCGCTTCTCAAGGGTGGAAGCGGCGCTCGAAGGCAATCTCCAAGGCCGCAGCATCAAGGAACTGGAGGGCCTATGGCAGCAAGCCAAGGCTGCGATCCGGGAGGAACAACAACAGCCTTAA
- a CDS encoding metal ABC transporter permease, translating to MALLVGAVCPATGTLLVTQRRLLQANLISHAVLPGLAIALAVGIDPALGGVVSGVFGALVAERLQRRDGRSHEAVMNTVLAGFLGLGVLLIPLLNLRLDLESVLFGDLLAVGTTDLGRTLFAAASLLLLVVWSYRSLVFLGVDPDGAAAVGLPVRSLRLALACVTALVVVSAMAAVGVVLVIALLCAPVLPGLQQVASLRAAMVRASLVGVALSAAGFGLALLLNLPPGPLIGVACLGLLLPGAKLR from the coding sequence ATGGCCCTGTTGGTGGGCGCGGTTTGTCCTGCGACGGGCACATTGCTGGTGACGCAGCGCCGCTTGCTGCAGGCCAACCTGATTTCCCATGCGGTGCTCCCCGGGCTGGCCATCGCTCTGGCCGTTGGGATTGACCCGGCCCTGGGAGGAGTGGTGAGTGGGGTGTTCGGCGCTTTGGTGGCAGAGCGTCTTCAGCGCCGGGACGGCCGCAGCCATGAAGCGGTGATGAACACCGTCTTGGCAGGTTTTCTCGGCTTGGGAGTGCTGTTGATTCCCCTGTTGAATCTGCGCCTTGATCTGGAATCGGTGTTGTTCGGTGATCTGCTGGCCGTCGGCACTACGGATCTCGGACGCACTCTTTTCGCCGCAGCATCGTTGCTGCTGTTGGTGGTGTGGTCCTACCGGAGCTTGGTGTTTCTCGGGGTGGACCCTGACGGAGCTGCCGCCGTCGGCTTGCCGGTGCGAAGCCTGCGCTTGGCCTTGGCGTGTGTCACCGCGTTGGTGGTGGTGAGTGCCATGGCGGCTGTGGGGGTGGTGCTGGTGATCGCGTTGCTGTGTGCGCCGGTGCTGCCTGGTTTGCAGCAGGTGGCCAGCCTGCGGGCTGCCATGGTGCGGGCGTCGTTGGTGGGAGTTGCTCTCAGTGCGGCAGGTTTTGGGCTGGCCCTGCTGCTCAACCTGCCGCCCGGTCCGTTGATCGGCGTGGCTTGTCTGGGGCTGTTGCTTCCTGGAGCAAAGCTTCGCTGA
- the speE gene encoding polyamine aminopropyltransferase: MSSAAQPNGGWIDEHHNGVRYGLEGRVLVEETSSFQRITVIESERYGNGLLLDGCWMTAERQERHYHESLVHPALCSAASIERVLVIGGGDGGTARECLRHAGVQHLDMVEIDGRVVELSQQHLPSIGGGCWSDPRFHLHVGDGIAWAAEAADGSYDVVLVDGSDPAGPAEGLFNRAFFNHCKRILKPGGVFATQSESPEAFRQVHLDTVKLIRELFGHADPLYGWVPMYPSGWWSWTFAASDGPRYRQPLPERAAAIASGCEIWSPRWQRGAFDAVPAFMDRELNG, from the coding sequence ATGAGCAGCGCAGCCCAGCCCAACGGCGGCTGGATCGATGAGCACCACAACGGCGTGCGCTACGGCCTGGAAGGCCGGGTGCTGGTGGAGGAAACCAGCTCGTTCCAACGCATCACCGTGATCGAAAGCGAGCGCTACGGGAACGGTTTGCTGCTCGATGGCTGCTGGATGACCGCCGAACGGCAAGAACGGCATTACCACGAATCCCTGGTGCATCCCGCCCTGTGCTCCGCTGCCTCGATCGAGCGGGTGCTGGTGATCGGCGGAGGCGACGGCGGCACAGCGCGGGAGTGCCTGCGACACGCCGGCGTGCAGCACCTCGACATGGTGGAGATCGACGGTCGGGTGGTGGAACTCAGCCAGCAGCACCTGCCCAGCATCGGCGGAGGCTGCTGGAGTGATCCCCGCTTCCACTTGCACGTGGGTGATGGCATTGCCTGGGCCGCTGAAGCGGCTGATGGGTCGTACGACGTGGTGCTGGTGGATGGTTCCGATCCGGCAGGCCCCGCGGAAGGCCTGTTCAATCGCGCCTTTTTCAATCACTGCAAACGCATCCTCAAGCCCGGGGGCGTCTTCGCGACCCAGAGCGAATCCCCGGAAGCCTTTCGCCAGGTGCACCTCGACACCGTGAAACTGATCCGGGAGCTGTTCGGCCATGCCGACCCCCTCTACGGCTGGGTGCCGATGTATCCCAGCGGCTGGTGGAGCTGGACCTTTGCCGCAAGCGATGGGCCGCGCTACCGCCAACCGCTACCCGAACGCGCCGCAGCCATCGCATCAGGATGCGAGATCTGGAGCCCACGTTGGCAACGGGGTGCCTTTGATGCCGTGCCCGCCTTCATGGACCGGGAGCTGAACGGATGA
- the aspS gene encoding aspartate--tRNA ligase: MRSNGCGDLRKQQIDEQVKLCGWVDRRRDHGGVIFIDLRDRSGTVQITVDPDLGAEAFAVAEHLRSETVLQVSGKVRARPTESLNDRLATGDVEVLASAITVLNGVKGNLPFPVSIHDEENTREELRLRHRYLDLRRKRMNDNLRLRAQTIQTARSFLEDEGFIEVETPVLTRSTPEGARDYILPSRVCGGEWFALPQSPQLFKQLLMVGGIEKYYQVARCFRDEDLRADRQPEFTQLDMEMSFMGQEEILDLNERLICSIWKTVKGIELPRPFPRMTWHDAMERYGTDRPDTRYCMELTNVSDIVKDMGFKVFSGAVKNGGSVKCIAVPGGNDAVSNVRIKPGGDVFSEAQQAGAGGLAFIRVRDGGEIDSIGAIKDNLSEEQKAELLSRTGAEPGTLILFGAGDTATVNKALDRVRQYLARELGMVKPDQDNDQWNFLWVVDFPMFEFNSDENRYEALHHPFCAPNTDDLGSDADQWANTLPGARAQAYDLVLNGLELGGGSLRIHDSALQRQVLQTVGLPLEEAQEQFGFLIEALDMGAPPHGGLAFGLDRMVMLLAGEESIRDTIAFPKTQQARCLMTAAPAGVAGKQLEELHVASTWVDPKADEED, encoded by the coding sequence ATGCGCAGCAACGGATGCGGCGACCTGCGCAAGCAGCAGATCGATGAGCAGGTGAAGCTCTGCGGCTGGGTGGATCGCCGTCGCGATCACGGTGGGGTGATCTTCATCGACCTGCGCGACCGGAGCGGCACCGTGCAGATCACCGTCGACCCCGATCTGGGAGCCGAAGCCTTTGCGGTGGCCGAACACCTGCGCAGCGAAACCGTGCTGCAGGTGAGCGGCAAGGTGCGTGCCAGACCTACTGAATCCCTCAACGACCGCCTCGCCACGGGCGACGTGGAAGTGCTGGCTAGCGCCATCACCGTGCTCAACGGCGTAAAAGGCAACCTGCCCTTCCCGGTGTCGATCCACGACGAGGAGAACACCCGCGAAGAACTGCGCTTGCGCCACCGCTATCTGGATCTGCGCCGCAAGCGCATGAACGACAACCTGCGCCTACGGGCCCAGACGATCCAGACCGCCCGCAGCTTCCTGGAAGACGAAGGTTTCATCGAGGTGGAAACCCCGGTGCTCACCCGCTCCACCCCGGAAGGCGCCCGCGACTACATCCTTCCCAGCCGCGTCTGCGGTGGTGAGTGGTTTGCTCTGCCCCAGTCACCCCAGCTGTTCAAGCAGCTGCTGATGGTGGGCGGCATCGAGAAGTACTACCAAGTGGCGCGTTGCTTCCGCGACGAAGACCTGCGCGCTGATCGTCAGCCGGAATTCACCCAGCTGGACATGGAGATGAGCTTCATGGGCCAGGAGGAGATCCTCGATCTCAACGAGCGCCTGATCTGCTCGATCTGGAAAACAGTGAAGGGCATCGAGCTGCCTCGCCCCTTCCCCCGCATGACCTGGCATGACGCCATGGAGCGGTACGGCACCGACCGCCCCGACACCCGCTACTGCATGGAGCTCACCAACGTGAGCGACATCGTCAAGGACATGGGCTTCAAGGTGTTCAGCGGCGCCGTGAAAAACGGCGGGTCGGTGAAGTGCATCGCCGTGCCTGGCGGCAACGATGCGGTGTCGAACGTGCGCATCAAGCCCGGTGGTGATGTGTTCAGTGAGGCCCAGCAGGCTGGCGCCGGCGGCCTGGCCTTCATCCGTGTGCGCGACGGCGGTGAAATCGACAGCATCGGCGCCATCAAAGACAACCTCAGCGAGGAGCAGAAGGCTGAACTGCTGAGCCGCACCGGCGCGGAGCCCGGCACCTTGATCCTTTTTGGCGCCGGCGATACCGCCACGGTGAACAAAGCCCTCGACCGGGTGCGGCAGTACCTGGCCCGCGAACTGGGCATGGTCAAACCCGACCAGGACAACGATCAGTGGAATTTCCTCTGGGTGGTGGATTTCCCGATGTTCGAATTCAACAGCGACGAAAACCGCTACGAAGCGCTGCACCACCCCTTCTGCGCCCCCAACACCGACGACCTCGGCAGCGATGCGGACCAATGGGCCAACACCCTGCCCGGAGCCCGCGCCCAGGCCTACGACCTGGTGCTCAATGGCCTCGAGCTGGGCGGCGGCTCGCTGCGTATCCACGATTCCGCGCTGCAGCGCCAGGTGCTGCAGACCGTGGGTCTGCCCCTGGAGGAAGCCCAGGAGCAGTTCGGCTTCCTGATCGAAGCCCTCGACATGGGTGCCCCTCCGCACGGTGGCCTGGCCTTTGGCCTCGACCGCATGGTGATGCTGCTGGCCGGTGAGGAATCGATCCGCGACACGATCGCCTTCCCCAAAACCCAGCAGGCCCGCTGCCTGATGACCGCAGCCCCCGCTGGGGTCGCAGGCAAGCAGCTCGAAGAGCTGCATGTCGCCAGCACCTGGGTTGATCCCAAAGCGGATGAGGAGGATTGA
- a CDS encoding metal ABC transporter ATP-binding protein: MTQRFTLTQQFLMRTPLAEVTHLRAQGLAYAYDGKQALEDVSLSLKPGSLTALVGANGAGKSTLLHLLQGQLRPQAGEVWLGDQPIQRCRPRVALMPQRGRIDWSFPITVRDMVALGQVRQPRTSCCDLDAVLQRVGLLAMAGCRLDALSGGQQQRTLLARALMQPARVLLLDEPCAAIDPPARQQLLQLMRQLADAGYSLLVSSHDWGDALDVYDRVIVLDGRVKADGTPSAVRHALATLTDLGNHCCG; the protein is encoded by the coding sequence ATGACGCAGCGGTTCACGCTGACCCAGCAGTTTTTGATGCGAACGCCCCTCGCTGAGGTTACCCATCTGCGTGCTCAGGGCCTTGCCTATGCCTATGACGGCAAGCAGGCTCTCGAGGATGTGAGCCTGTCGCTGAAGCCGGGCTCTCTGACGGCGCTGGTGGGGGCGAACGGTGCAGGAAAGTCCACCCTTCTCCATCTCCTGCAGGGTCAGCTCAGGCCCCAGGCTGGTGAGGTTTGGCTTGGGGATCAACCGATTCAGCGCTGTCGTCCTCGGGTGGCGCTGATGCCTCAGCGGGGACGGATTGATTGGTCGTTTCCGATCACGGTGCGTGACATGGTCGCTCTCGGGCAGGTGCGGCAGCCCCGCACCAGCTGCTGTGACCTTGATGCGGTGCTTCAGCGGGTCGGGTTGCTGGCTATGGCGGGTTGCCGTTTGGATGCTTTGTCAGGCGGTCAGCAGCAACGCACCTTGTTGGCTCGAGCCCTCATGCAGCCGGCTCGGGTGCTGCTGCTCGATGAACCCTGTGCGGCGATCGACCCTCCGGCACGTCAGCAGTTGCTGCAGCTGATGCGGCAGCTCGCTGATGCGGGCTACAGCCTGCTGGTGAGCAGCCACGACTGGGGTGATGCCCTTGATGTGTATGACCGGGTGATCGTGCTTGATGGCCGGGTGAAGGCCGATGGAACGCCATCGGCTGTGCGCCATGCCCTTGCCACGCTCACCGATCTGGGGAATCACTGCTGTGGTTGA
- a CDS encoding RNA polymerase sigma factor, RpoD/SigA family: MTTSSRSTGPSRVRTGSGNDLLRLYLQDIGRVDLLTNEEEVLLARQVQQREVLLAEERALAGEHPTIQRLLELEQLQQREANHVCHWPTKKEWAEAAGLTQEQLTTVLREGYGIWSDHSALESKELQKRLREGRRARDRMIQANLRLVVTVAKKYQQRGLELLDLVQEGTLGLERAVEKFDPTRGFRFSTYAYWWIRQGITRAIATQSRTIRLPVHVTEKLNRIKKVQQEIATNEGRIASISDLSRALGISEETVRLTLMRVPRSVSLETRVGKDQDTQLGDLLEDCHATPEQTLTKNSLHSDLEELLGELTAREAEVIRRRFGLEDDTPLTLAEIGETMGLSRERVRQIETRALLKLRQPQRRSKVRDYILGLES; this comes from the coding sequence TTGACCACCAGTTCGCGATCGACGGGTCCGTCCCGCGTGCGCACTGGCAGCGGCAACGATCTTCTGCGCCTCTACCTGCAGGACATCGGCCGGGTCGACCTGCTCACCAATGAAGAGGAGGTTCTGCTGGCCCGGCAGGTGCAGCAACGCGAGGTTCTGCTGGCGGAGGAACGGGCCCTGGCCGGTGAGCACCCCACCATCCAACGGCTGTTGGAGCTGGAGCAACTGCAGCAGCGAGAAGCCAATCACGTCTGCCACTGGCCCACCAAAAAGGAGTGGGCCGAAGCAGCAGGCCTCACCCAGGAGCAACTGACCACGGTGTTGCGCGAGGGTTACGGCATCTGGTCGGATCACAGCGCTCTGGAAAGCAAAGAGCTGCAGAAACGGCTGCGAGAAGGGCGCCGCGCCCGTGACCGCATGATCCAGGCCAACCTGCGCCTGGTGGTCACCGTGGCCAAGAAGTATCAGCAGCGCGGCCTCGAACTACTTGATCTGGTGCAGGAGGGAACCCTGGGGCTGGAGCGAGCGGTGGAAAAATTCGACCCCACCCGTGGCTTCCGCTTCAGCACCTACGCCTACTGGTGGATCCGCCAAGGGATCACCCGGGCCATCGCCACCCAAAGCCGCACGATCCGGTTACCGGTGCATGTCACCGAAAAACTCAACCGCATCAAGAAGGTGCAGCAGGAGATCGCCACCAACGAAGGCCGGATCGCATCGATCAGCGATCTCTCCCGCGCACTCGGGATCAGCGAAGAGACCGTGCGCCTGACCCTGATGCGGGTGCCGCGCTCGGTGTCGTTGGAGACCCGGGTGGGCAAAGACCAAGACACCCAGCTGGGGGATCTGCTGGAAGACTGCCACGCCACTCCGGAGCAGACGCTCACCAAAAACTCGCTCCACAGCGACCTGGAAGAGCTGCTGGGTGAACTCACCGCCCGAGAAGCCGAGGTGATCCGGCGCCGCTTCGGACTGGAGGACGACACACCCCTCACCCTGGCGGAAATCGGCGAAACCATGGGGCTATCGCGCGAACGGGTGCGGCAGATCGAAACCCGTGCCCTGCTGAAGCTGCGCCAACCCCAACGGCGCAGCAAGGTGCGCGACTACATCCTCGGGCTCGAATCCTGA
- the gcvT gene encoding glycine cleavage system aminomethyltransferase GcvT, which yields MTDLKRTPLHDLSQAANGRMVPFAGWEMAVQFSGLVAEHTAVRQAVGVFDISHMGVLRFSGPNPKDALQKLVPTDLHRIGPGQACYTVLLNETGGILDDLIVYDMGDDTVLAVINAACADSDRAWLEQQLSGSGISISDEKEDGVLLALQGPDAQRVLEGLSGTSLAELPRFGQRMLPLPALGVDVLVARTGYTGEDGFELLLPHDAGRQLWSQLLNAGVTPCGLGARDSLRLEAAMHLYGNDMDTTTSPLEAGLGWLVHLENPVDFIGRAALEQEVDQGSQRKLVGLRLEGRAIPRHDYPILDGEQTVGTVSSGGWSPCLEAGIGLGYVPKALAKVGTELAVEIRGKRHPATVVKRPFYRRPA from the coding sequence GTGACCGACCTCAAGCGCACCCCCCTCCACGACCTCTCCCAAGCGGCAAACGGACGGATGGTGCCCTTTGCCGGCTGGGAGATGGCGGTGCAGTTTTCCGGCCTGGTGGCGGAACACACCGCCGTGCGCCAGGCGGTGGGGGTCTTCGACATCTCCCATATGGGCGTCCTGCGCTTCAGCGGACCCAACCCCAAAGATGCCCTGCAAAAACTGGTGCCCACCGATCTGCACCGCATCGGCCCCGGCCAGGCCTGCTACACGGTGCTGCTCAATGAAACGGGCGGCATCCTCGACGATCTGATCGTCTACGACATGGGCGACGACACGGTGCTGGCAGTCATCAATGCCGCCTGTGCCGACAGCGACCGCGCCTGGCTGGAGCAGCAGCTCAGCGGTAGCGGCATCAGCATCAGCGACGAAAAAGAAGATGGCGTGCTTTTGGCCCTGCAAGGCCCTGACGCCCAACGGGTGCTCGAAGGCCTGAGCGGCACCAGCCTGGCGGAACTGCCCCGCTTCGGGCAGCGGATGCTGCCCCTACCCGCCCTGGGCGTCGACGTGTTGGTGGCCCGCACCGGTTACACCGGCGAAGACGGCTTTGAGCTGCTGCTGCCCCACGACGCTGGCCGTCAACTCTGGAGCCAGTTGCTCAACGCGGGGGTCACCCCCTGCGGTCTGGGCGCCCGCGACAGCCTGCGCCTGGAGGCGGCCATGCATCTCTATGGCAACGACATGGACACGACCACCAGCCCACTTGAAGCAGGACTGGGCTGGCTGGTGCACCTGGAGAACCCCGTGGACTTCATCGGGCGGGCCGCTTTGGAGCAGGAAGTCGACCAAGGCAGCCAACGCAAGTTGGTGGGATTACGACTGGAGGGCCGCGCCATTCCCCGCCACGACTATCCGATCCTCGATGGCGAGCAAACCGTGGGAACGGTGAGCAGCGGCGGATGGTCCCCTTGCCTGGAGGCGGGCATTGGCCTGGGGTATGTGCCCAAGGCCCTCGCCAAGGTGGGCACCGAGCTGGCGGTGGAGATCCGCGGCAAGCGCCATCCAGCCACCGTGGTCAAGCGCCCCTTCTACCGCCGCCCAGCCTGA